The following proteins are co-located in the Candidatus Methanogranum gryphiswaldense genome:
- a CDS encoding 30S ribosomal protein S17e, with protein MNDMGRIRPTYIKRVAIELVNKYPQAFSKDFESNKAMVDTLTDVSSVKMRNRIAGYISRYLSHPEV; from the coding sequence GTGAACGATATGGGAAGAATAAGACCCACCTACATCAAGAGAGTAGCCATTGAGCTTGTTAACAAATACCCGCAGGCCTTCAGCAAGGACTTCGAGAGCAACAAGGCGATGGTCGATACACTCACAGACGTTTCCTCAGTAAAAATGAGGAACAGGATCGCAGGATACATTAGCCGTTACCTGTCCCATCCGGAAGTCTAA
- the thyX gene encoding FAD-dependent thymidylate synthase: MIVKLLAYTQNADSICAAAGKSCYSEKSSADLLGLQDPERTLSKIVGMGHYSVIEHASFTFSVEDVSRALTHQLVRHRIASFSQQSQRYVSLEEPTYVIPETVKADPASLAIYEKTMDQIWKAYNELQKKIPAEDARYVLPNGCTTNITITMNARELLHFFSLRCCNRAQWEIREMAELMMALCKEVSPTIFKDAGAPCVRGPCPEGKLSCGRPMKSNKP; the protein is encoded by the coding sequence ATGATAGTGAAGTTATTGGCATACACTCAGAATGCTGATTCTATCTGCGCTGCAGCAGGTAAGTCATGTTATTCCGAAAAGTCATCAGCAGATCTTTTGGGTCTGCAGGATCCGGAAAGGACCCTGTCCAAGATAGTCGGTATGGGACATTATTCTGTCATAGAACATGCATCGTTCACATTTTCAGTGGAAGATGTATCCCGTGCACTCACACATCAACTCGTAAGACATAGGATCGCTTCATTCTCTCAACAGAGCCAGAGATATGTTTCTTTGGAAGAGCCCACATATGTTATACCAGAGACAGTAAAAGCCGATCCTGCCTCGCTTGCGATATACGAGAAGACCATGGATCAGATCTGGAAAGCTTACAATGAGCTTCAGAAAAAGATCCCGGCAGAGGATGCAAGGTACGTTCTTCCCAATGGTTGTACAACCAACATTACCATCACCATGAATGCGAGGGAACTTTTGCATTTCTTTTCCCTTAGATGTTGCAATCGTGCCCAATGGGAGATCAGGGAAATGGCCGAGCTCATGATGGCCTTATGCAAGGAGGTGTCACCGACGATATTCAAGGATGCGGGCGCTCCATGTGTAAGAGGTCCGTGTCCCGAGGGTAAATTATCGTGTGGTAGGCCGATGAAGTCTAATAAACCTTAA
- a CDS encoding TraB/GumN family protein, with protein MIVIIGTGHVFRISESVSFIIKNIWPDAVFVELDERRYRALTSENNAARQEDLSKLPKSYQKSAKYQEKMSAENDTQAGGELLAAIQMAKIVGAQVVCIDMDAERVMADMEKEMSFTEKVRYSWSIRTDGIFGSKKVDKVQKEFSADEKTYIEAMRKKYPTFVRKLIDERNEYMARKIMEEHSKYGSIVVVVGDAHVEGLSVLLPDLDIHKIRLADLLDPERLEKIKDAVWNDELGKKGNI; from the coding sequence ATGATAGTGATAATTGGTACAGGGCACGTTTTCCGCATTTCCGAATCCGTATCATTCATCATCAAAAATATCTGGCCAGACGCAGTGTTTGTTGAATTGGACGAAAGGAGATACAGGGCGCTCACATCAGAAAATAATGCGGCCAGACAGGAAGACCTTTCCAAACTTCCAAAATCGTATCAAAAGTCGGCAAAATATCAAGAGAAGATGTCCGCCGAGAATGACACTCAAGCAGGAGGCGAACTCTTGGCCGCCATCCAGATGGCAAAGATCGTCGGGGCGCAGGTTGTATGCATAGACATGGATGCAGAAAGAGTCATGGCCGATATGGAGAAGGAGATGTCCTTCACAGAGAAGGTCAGATACTCATGGTCCATTCGGACCGACGGCATTTTTGGCAGTAAGAAGGTGGACAAGGTCCAAAAGGAATTCTCTGCAGATGAGAAGACATACATTGAGGCCATGAGGAAGAAATATCCCACGTTCGTGAGGAAACTCATAGACGAACGTAACGAGTATATGGCCAGAAAGATAATGGAAGAGCATTCCAAGTACGGATCCATTGTAGTGGTGGTCGGAGACGCACATGTCGAGGGCTTATCTGTTTTATTACCTGATTTGGATATCCATAAGATAAGACTTGCAGATCTGTTGGATCCTGAAAGGTTGGAAAAAATAAAGGATGCGGTTTGGAATGATGAGTTGGGTAAGAAGGGGAACATATGA
- a CDS encoding aminotransferase class I/II-fold pyridoxal phosphate-dependent enzyme: MRGLSDRTLGFTDSVIRRMTRISNEYGAINLSQGFPDFDPPKELMERLAEVAYEGPHQYSVTWGAQNFREALAEKQKHFMGRSIDPNKDIVVTCGSTEAMMVAMTTVINPGDKVIVFSPFYENYGADTLLSGAEPIYVSLNPPDFRFSKEELEAAFAKRPKALVLCNPSNPCGKVFTKDELLFIAKLAEEYDTYVITDEVYEHIVYSPHKHTYFATLPGMWDRTISCSSLSKTYSVTGWRVGYIIAPPEITDTAKKVHDFLTVGAAAPLQEALVTALRFGDDYYKHLQGVYDNKRRLFLKGLNEAGIKHTDPQGAYYVMMDISEYGYDSDQKFCEDLAKKVGIGAVPGSSFFHEDVNHLVRLHFAKNESTLNSALERLSNMRQNLL, encoded by the coding sequence ATGCGTGGACTATCAGACAGGACTTTAGGATTTACAGATTCAGTAATAAGGCGCATGACCCGTATATCGAATGAATACGGAGCTATAAATTTATCACAAGGATTTCCAGATTTTGATCCACCCAAAGAACTCATGGAACGATTGGCAGAAGTTGCATACGAGGGCCCTCATCAATATTCTGTGACATGGGGAGCTCAAAATTTCCGTGAGGCATTGGCCGAAAAACAAAAGCATTTCATGGGAAGGTCAATAGATCCAAACAAAGATATCGTTGTTACTTGTGGAAGCACGGAAGCTATGATGGTCGCCATGACAACGGTAATCAATCCGGGTGACAAGGTTATAGTGTTCTCACCATTCTATGAGAACTATGGCGCAGATACATTGTTATCTGGCGCGGAACCAATATATGTTTCTTTGAATCCCCCGGACTTTCGTTTTTCAAAAGAGGAATTGGAAGCGGCCTTTGCAAAAAGACCTAAAGCATTGGTACTCTGTAATCCTTCAAATCCATGTGGAAAGGTATTTACAAAAGATGAACTGCTTTTCATAGCTAAATTGGCCGAGGAGTACGATACGTACGTTATAACGGACGAGGTTTATGAACACATAGTCTATTCACCACACAAACACACATATTTTGCAACTCTTCCAGGAATGTGGGATCGCACGATTTCATGTTCTTCTTTATCAAAGACGTATTCTGTCACCGGATGGCGTGTAGGATACATCATTGCGCCTCCAGAAATAACAGATACAGCAAAGAAGGTTCATGATTTCTTAACTGTGGGTGCTGCTGCACCTCTTCAAGAAGCATTAGTAACTGCTTTGAGGTTTGGGGATGATTATTATAAGCATCTTCAAGGAGTATACGATAATAAGCGCAGATTATTCTTGAAGGGTTTGAATGAGGCCGGAATAAAACACACAGACCCGCAAGGTGCGTACTATGTGATGATGGACATATCAGAGTATGGATATGATTCAGATCAGAAATTTTGTGAGGATTTGGCTAAAAAGGTCGGTATAGGTGCTGTACCCGGGTCAAGTTTTTTCCACGAAGATGTTAATCATCTTGTCCGTTTACATTTTGCAAAGAACGAATCCACGTTGAATTCTGCTTTGGAGAGACTTTCCAATATGAGACAAAATTTATTGTGA
- a CDS encoding phenylacetate--CoA ligase, giving the protein MMADGRYWNEKIETMPHEELEAYQLKSLREELKFAYENSSYYKRSFDEAGVRPDDIKTLGDLAKFPFIDKKTQRDTQGVGSFLGELCAVPEDDVVFISTSSGSTGVPTMSPFTKKDFDEWQDVESRWFYQAGMRKHDRYVHALNFSLYVGGPDVIGAQNLGALCIWGGTLPSERLIYILKTYQPTCIWTSPSYAWYLGETCKKNGVDPVKDLSIRRIFVAGEMGGSIESTRKSIEELWGASVYDFYGLSDIFGACAAMCDEKDGLHIAEDHIYVETVDVKTGELLKSGEVGEFVYTTLRKHARPMIRFRTGDIGYIDRTKCKCGRTHGRIHVIGRKDDMFIVSAVNVFPSDIEAVVRGLKGITGEYMIRVYEKDLTCHYEVTVEKEFTNVTETDEQVSDRVLRALKARIGVKPSKVIVAPEGSIERSTHKAKRIIDERNLTYSI; this is encoded by the coding sequence ATGATGGCCGACGGAAGATACTGGAATGAGAAGATTGAAACAATGCCTCATGAAGAATTGGAGGCCTATCAATTAAAAAGTCTTAGGGAAGAGTTGAAATTTGCATATGAGAATTCATCTTATTACAAGAGGTCTTTTGATGAGGCAGGAGTAAGACCAGATGACATAAAAACATTGGGCGATCTTGCGAAATTCCCATTTATTGATAAGAAGACCCAAAGAGATACACAGGGCGTAGGTTCTTTCTTAGGGGAGTTGTGTGCCGTGCCCGAGGATGATGTAGTATTCATATCAACTTCATCAGGGTCCACAGGGGTCCCCACGATGAGTCCATTTACAAAGAAGGATTTTGATGAATGGCAGGATGTTGAGAGTAGATGGTTCTATCAGGCAGGAATGAGGAAGCATGACCGTTACGTTCATGCTCTGAATTTTTCCCTCTATGTTGGAGGCCCAGATGTAATCGGGGCGCAAAACCTTGGTGCCTTGTGCATATGGGGCGGTACCTTGCCTTCTGAAAGATTGATATACATTCTTAAAACATACCAACCCACGTGCATATGGACAAGCCCATCCTATGCTTGGTATCTTGGAGAAACCTGTAAGAAAAATGGCGTAGACCCAGTAAAGGACCTTTCCATACGCAGGATATTCGTGGCGGGGGAAATGGGAGGGTCGATAGAGAGCACACGTAAGTCCATAGAGGAATTGTGGGGAGCGAGTGTTTACGATTTTTATGGGTTATCGGATATATTCGGTGCGTGTGCAGCCATGTGCGATGAGAAAGATGGACTTCACATTGCCGAGGATCACATATATGTTGAGACTGTCGATGTGAAAACAGGTGAACTTTTGAAATCTGGGGAAGTTGGAGAATTTGTTTATACAACATTGCGTAAGCACGCGCGTCCAATGATACGGTTTCGTACAGGTGATATCGGTTACATAGATAGAACAAAATGCAAATGTGGAAGGACTCACGGACGTATTCACGTAATAGGTAGAAAGGATGACATGTTCATTGTTTCTGCGGTCAATGTTTTCCCCAGTGACATCGAGGCCGTAGTACGTGGTTTGAAAGGGATAACGGGAGAATATATGATACGTGTGTATGAAAAAGATCTCACATGTCATTACGAGGTTACGGTTGAGAAGGAGTTCACCAATGTAACTGAAACGGACGAACAGGTCTCTGATCGTGTACTTAGGGCTCTCAAGGCGCGTATTGGTGTTAAGCCTTCGAAGGTCATCGTGGCACCAGAAGGTTCGATTGAACGTTCCACTCATAAAGCTAAGCGCATAATAGATGAAAGAAATTTGACGTACAGTATTTGA
- a CDS encoding pyruvate synthase subunit beta encodes MIVPNARNITEDEYFFGHKACAGCGGSLAVRIALKVLGERAVAVLPAGCMSAVGFNFPQLCFGNNAMISTFAGTASMMTGVEAGLRARGISDFQIVGFAGDGGTADIGIQALSGAIDRNDDIIYICYDNEAYMNTGTQKSSLTPFGASTTTTPVTGRVKGNTHEKKNMFEIVAAHGIPYAATASIGYLEDYMRKVRKASEIRGTKYIHVLAPCPTGWGVDSDETIDLARAAVDCGLWPLAEYENGVFHINREIKDLDGIRSYVRGQKRFRHLKDSDLEHIEKMRDLRWEGINKTWIKN; translated from the coding sequence ATGATTGTTCCAAATGCAAGAAATATCACCGAAGATGAATATTTTTTTGGACACAAAGCATGTGCTGGATGCGGAGGCAGTCTTGCCGTTAGAATAGCATTAAAGGTTTTGGGGGAAAGGGCGGTTGCTGTTCTTCCAGCAGGATGCATGTCGGCTGTAGGTTTCAATTTCCCTCAATTATGTTTTGGTAACAACGCCATGATATCCACATTTGCAGGTACAGCTTCAATGATGACCGGCGTAGAGGCCGGGCTTCGTGCAAGAGGAATATCTGATTTTCAGATTGTTGGGTTTGCGGGAGATGGAGGTACTGCAGATATAGGGATACAGGCGCTTTCTGGTGCGATAGACCGTAATGATGACATCATCTACATTTGTTATGACAATGAGGCATACATGAACACAGGTACGCAGAAAAGTTCTCTGACGCCTTTCGGAGCGTCCACCACCACTACCCCAGTAACCGGAAGGGTCAAAGGCAATACACATGAAAAGAAGAATATGTTTGAGATAGTCGCGGCTCACGGGATACCTTATGCTGCCACTGCAAGTATAGGGTATTTAGAGGATTATATGAGAAAAGTAAGGAAAGCATCGGAGATCCGCGGTACCAAATACATACATGTTCTTGCGCCTTGTCCGACTGGTTGGGGAGTTGATTCAGATGAGACTATAGATTTGGCCAGGGCCGCTGTCGATTGTGGTCTTTGGCCTTTAGCTGAATATGAAAATGGGGTATTTCATATAAATAGAGAAATAAAGGATTTAGATGGGATTCGTTCATATGTGCGCGGGCAAAAACGTTTCCGTCATTTAAAGGATTCAGATTTGGAACACATTGAGAAGATGCGCGACTTAAGATGGGAGGGGATTAATAAGACCTGGATCAAAAATTGA
- a CDS encoding 4Fe-4S binding protein: MKPYIRDNVPIWNMETCPKNTSYEAGFLVSKNSGWREIRPIIDSIKCTGCLQCYLYCPDGAIYRENGKVFVDYDFCKGCGICSKICKHDSIIMKVERQ; the protein is encoded by the coding sequence ATGAAGCCATACATACGCGACAATGTTCCTATCTGGAATATGGAGACTTGTCCTAAAAACACTTCTTATGAAGCAGGATTTCTCGTATCTAAAAATTCAGGGTGGAGAGAAATAAGGCCAATAATAGATTCCATAAAGTGTACCGGATGTCTTCAATGTTATCTATATTGCCCAGATGGCGCCATATATAGAGAAAATGGGAAAGTATTCGTAGATTATGATTTTTGTAAAGGTTGCGGTATATGTTCAAAGATCTGTAAGCATGATTCAATTATCATGAAGGTGGAACGGCAATGA
- a CDS encoding 2-oxoacid:acceptor oxidoreductase family protein, producing MSHNKNHINVTWYGRGGQGAFTAARLLGTAYISDNDCNYALAFPSFGPERRGAPVRAFTKMSKLPVVSRNEITNADFTVYLDSTLFSGILPENGEKAIVNTNKVFQDDGIISFDGSNLSSKVLGSPISNTAMVGALIAVWGGISLDAVNKGVESTLPECLWEKNKQVVEAAYNKLMGITS from the coding sequence ATGTCACACAATAAAAATCATATTAATGTAACGTGGTACGGAAGAGGTGGTCAGGGAGCTTTTACTGCCGCAAGGTTGCTGGGAACGGCATACATTTCTGATAATGACTGCAATTATGCTCTTGCATTTCCGTCTTTTGGTCCGGAACGTCGCGGTGCACCAGTAAGAGCGTTTACCAAGATGTCTAAATTACCTGTTGTTAGCAGAAACGAGATAACCAATGCTGATTTTACAGTTTATTTGGATAGTACTCTTTTTTCTGGTATTTTACCAGAGAATGGCGAAAAGGCAATTGTAAACACGAACAAGGTTTTTCAGGATGACGGGATCATCTCCTTTGATGGGTCTAATTTATCATCTAAGGTCCTGGGGTCACCAATTTCAAATACAGCGATGGTAGGTGCTTTGATCGCAGTTTGGGGAGGGATATCATTGGATGCAGTCAATAAGGGTGTAGAGTCCACATTACCGGAATGCCTCTGGGAAAAGAATAAACAAGTGGTTGAGGCCGCGTATAATAAATTGATGGGGATCACTTCATGA
- a CDS encoding ABC transporter ATP-binding protein: protein MSAIGVESDVLGGGFSQTEESQIRIIGLSKSYHHSKSDTDVIEDLSLDVRKGELLSLVGPSGCGKTTLLKLIAGLIPPTSGAVWIDGRSCTTHGADRGMVFQDFALLPWRSVRKNVEIGLEIAGVSKKERHERAEQYIKLVGLEKFADSRVNELSGGMKQRVGIARALVVKPDVILMDEPFGALDSQTRNIMQAQLIEILRSTDQTIIFITHSVDEAVYLSDRAVILSKRPTKIKEIIEIPWSRPRDRSAPEFVALRKSILEGLEKENVMEN, encoded by the coding sequence ATGAGTGCTATCGGTGTGGAATCAGATGTGTTGGGTGGCGGATTTTCTCAGACAGAAGAATCACAGATAAGGATAATAGGACTCAGCAAATCATATCATCATTCGAAGAGTGACACTGATGTCATTGAGGATTTATCACTCGATGTCAGAAAAGGTGAACTGTTGTCTCTGGTGGGACCTTCAGGATGTGGTAAGACCACGCTCTTAAAGTTGATTGCTGGTCTGATACCTCCGACAAGTGGGGCCGTCTGGATAGATGGTCGCTCTTGTACAACACATGGTGCGGATAGAGGGATGGTGTTCCAGGATTTCGCTTTGTTACCCTGGAGATCGGTGAGAAAAAATGTTGAGATCGGTCTTGAGATCGCCGGCGTATCCAAGAAGGAACGCCATGAAAGGGCTGAACAATACATCAAACTTGTCGGTCTTGAGAAATTTGCTGATTCAAGGGTAAATGAACTTTCAGGTGGTATGAAGCAGAGGGTGGGGATTGCAAGGGCATTAGTGGTAAAGCCAGATGTGATATTGATGGATGAGCCGTTCGGTGCATTGGATTCCCAGACGCGTAACATAATGCAGGCACAGTTGATAGAGATTTTGCGGTCTACAGACCAGACAATAATCTTCATCACTCATTCGGTCGATGAGGCAGTATATTTGTCTGATAGGGCAGTCATACTATCAAAACGTCCAACGAAGATCAAGGAAATAATAGAGATACCCTGGTCTAGACCCAGAGATCGTTCAGCACCGGAGTTTGTAGCATTGCGCAAGAGCATACTTGAAGGATTGGAAAAGGAAAATGTAATGGAAAACTAA
- a CDS encoding ABC transporter permease, with protein sequence MKISYDPFNKWHKLARVSAFTAISLLGLIALWWVIAIIVDRTIIPTPLETWDALKYLVKNGDITTGRSVWTYISSSLGTFLKGFVLAFIVAFPLGLLLGCIKPLNELMSPSIEVLRPIAPVAWAPLFVVLWGYNFGPLMVVFVGIFFPLLTSVIFGVHKIDSNWIDAVKTLGATKSQIFTKVVVPASTPYLMNGVKVGLGIGWMCIVSAELYASPVGGLGFYISNMATIGYWPGVFAGIVLIGILGILTVTVADLLHKLISRKMGMEATS encoded by the coding sequence ATTAAGATATCATACGATCCATTCAACAAATGGCATAAACTAGCAAGGGTGTCGGCCTTTACGGCAATATCCTTGCTAGGCCTCATTGCTCTTTGGTGGGTGATAGCGATAATCGTTGATAGGACGATAATTCCCACACCCCTTGAGACTTGGGATGCCCTCAAGTATCTTGTGAAGAATGGAGATATAACCACAGGTAGGAGTGTGTGGACATATATCTCATCCAGTCTTGGGACGTTCCTGAAAGGTTTCGTGTTGGCATTCATTGTGGCATTCCCTCTCGGTTTGTTGCTTGGATGTATAAAGCCATTGAATGAACTGATGTCACCGTCCATAGAAGTGTTGAGGCCAATCGCCCCTGTTGCTTGGGCACCACTGTTCGTGGTCCTATGGGGATACAACTTTGGACCATTGATGGTTGTGTTCGTGGGAATATTCTTCCCATTACTGACGAGTGTAATATTCGGTGTTCACAAGATTGATTCCAATTGGATAGATGCTGTAAAGACGCTGGGTGCCACAAAATCACAGATCTTCACGAAGGTGGTCGTTCCCGCCTCAACACCATATCTAATGAATGGTGTAAAGGTAGGTCTAGGAATAGGCTGGATGTGTATAGTTTCAGCAGAGTTATATGCATCACCCGTAGGCGGTCTTGGGTTCTACATCAGCAATATGGCGACGATCGGATATTGGCCAGGTGTATTTGCGGGTATCGTCCTAATAGGAATACTAGGAATACTAACTGTGACAGTGGCGGACTTGTTGCATAAGTTGATATCGAGAAAGATGGGAATGGAGGCAACATCATGA
- a CDS encoding HAD-IB family phosphatase, with the protein MRKYDLVCFDMDGVLTDIRSSWCWIHRCFEVDNEESYKLFCNGEINEPEFMKRDIELWHSVKPDVNHNDLIRFFKDMPLIGGIQETVACLKENGIHCVIVSGGIDLAAKMLKEEFGFDDYAADELLADEKGILTGKGIRHVDLADKGINVRQFIEKYNTVPERTVSIGNSFTDIPMFKNSGMSIAFNPTDIYTEEAATYTIRSKNIADVLDYIIGDENE; encoded by the coding sequence ATGAGGAAATACGATCTCGTATGTTTTGACATGGACGGCGTACTCACCGACATCAGAAGTTCCTGGTGCTGGATCCATAGATGTTTTGAAGTGGACAACGAGGAGTCATACAAGTTATTCTGTAACGGAGAGATCAATGAGCCAGAATTCATGAAAAGAGATATTGAGCTCTGGCATTCTGTCAAACCAGATGTCAATCACAACGATCTTATCAGATTCTTCAAAGATATGCCTCTGATAGGAGGCATACAAGAGACTGTAGCTTGCCTCAAAGAGAACGGGATACATTGTGTCATCGTCAGCGGCGGGATCGATCTTGCGGCCAAGATGCTAAAAGAAGAATTCGGTTTCGATGATTATGCCGCAGACGAACTTCTTGCAGACGAGAAAGGAATCTTGACGGGGAAAGGCATAAGACACGTGGACCTGGCTGACAAGGGGATCAACGTCAGGCAATTCATCGAAAAATATAACACTGTGCCAGAACGTACGGTTTCAATTGGAAATTCCTTTACGGACATTCCCATGTTCAAGAACAGTGGAATGTCGATAGCATTCAACCCGACGGACATATACACCGAAGAAGCCGCCACATATACAATTAGGTCGAAGAACATCGCCGATGTACTGGATTATATCATCGGCGATGAAAATGAGTAA
- a CDS encoding MBL fold metallo-hydrolase, whose amino-acid sequence MISLDVLAIGNLKRDAEGNVLEAHSTSTLIRTEDMNIVVDTSSKQRQADMKTSFKQLMVLPKDVDVVVLTHTHSDHIGNNDMFPKAEFIVHSGEKGQINGARIIDEDMDLTKGIRLVHTPGHTPGSISVFIDSDVKYAIAGDAIPLKDNVLKMVPPKVNYDAKLALESLKKITGYADMVIPGHDHPFMTER is encoded by the coding sequence ATGATAAGTTTGGATGTTCTCGCTATCGGGAATCTTAAAAGAGATGCTGAGGGAAACGTTCTCGAGGCACATTCGACCTCGACGCTGATCCGCACGGAGGATATGAACATTGTAGTGGATACAAGTTCTAAACAACGTCAGGCAGACATGAAGACATCGTTCAAGCAGCTGATGGTATTACCAAAGGATGTGGACGTAGTCGTTCTAACGCACACTCATTCCGACCATATAGGAAATAACGATATGTTTCCCAAGGCCGAGTTCATCGTTCATTCAGGGGAGAAAGGTCAGATAAACGGTGCCAGGATCATCGACGAGGACATGGACCTGACGAAAGGTATAAGATTGGTGCATACCCCGGGCCATACGCCGGGTTCGATCAGCGTCTTCATCGATTCGGACGTCAAATATGCGATCGCCGGTGACGCTATACCGTTGAAGGACAATGTTTTGAAGATGGTGCCCCCGAAAGTGAACTATGACGCTAAGCTTGCGTTAGAAAGTTTAAAAAAGATAACAGGTTACGCAGACATGGTCATACCGGGACACGATCATCCCTTCATGACCGAAAGGTGA
- a CDS encoding methyltransferase: MKYDPAIKIADDREVYPPSDDSILLIQSFDVDAHESLLEIGCGSGIVSIHCARDGADVTCGDINPKAVELTMLNAEANSVRVHAFETDLFSNIVGSFDTIVFNLPYLPVDEDGELSKAWSGGQDGMGPLPRLIKEAPEHLNMNGRVIIVVSSLMDQERLDSLLEDHYVNVLSELPLFFERIKVLEIHLNP; this comes from the coding sequence ATGAAGTATGATCCCGCGATCAAGATAGCCGATGACCGCGAGGTATATCCGCCATCCGATGACAGCATCTTGCTCATCCAATCCTTCGATGTGGATGCTCATGAATCTTTATTGGAGATAGGCTGTGGATCGGGGATCGTTTCGATCCATTGCGCCCGCGACGGCGCTGATGTCACCTGTGGTGATATCAATCCGAAAGCAGTGGAACTCACAATGCTCAACGCTGAAGCGAACAGTGTAAGGGTCCACGCATTCGAGACCGATCTCTTTTCCAACATTGTAGGAAGTTTCGACACAATAGTTTTCAATCTTCCATATCTTCCAGTAGATGAGGATGGTGAACTTTCAAAGGCATGGTCCGGAGGACAGGATGGTATGGGCCCGCTTCCGAGACTTATCAAAGAAGCACCTGAACACCTCAATATGAATGGAAGAGTCATAATCGTAGTGTCTTCACTGATGGACCAGGAGAGATTGGACTCTCTCCTGGAAGATCATTACGTAAATGTTCTTTCAGAACTTCCGCTTTTCTTTGAGAGAATAAAAGTTTTGGAGATCCATCTCAATCCATGA